One stretch of Balneola sp. MJW-20 DNA includes these proteins:
- a CDS encoding TonB-dependent receptor domain-containing protein: protein MNFKKVILTLFSALLFSSTVDAQNAGKITGVVVDAETGETLIGVNVVINTTTKGTATDLDGRYTISNVAPGTYTLRVTYISYATQLIEGVKVGDGETLQLDITLQEETEMLDEVVVSAAAILNNEAGLLRERQKSIAFSDAISAETISKTGVGDATGVMKKVVGASVIDGKYVYVRGLGDRYSSSHLNGVELPSADPDRKSFQFDIFPSNLLENIVTLKSFTPDKPGNFSGGLVNVNTKSFPESETFSVSFSSSYNTLSTGQQGFLSQTSSSDLLAFDNGLRDIPKAVQDLKSEPGFTVPSETAARFDPALAQTLDQFTTAFNSEMAPMMRTLPINTSTSISYGNQARLFGNALGYSASLSYGRSATNYTDGKTGRWQLIGGLDESNGLTNLFDLDDSKGSISVDLGGLFGLSYKLDNNNRLSSNVLITQNATHYGRNLSGIWTDEVPNDIYESSVISYTERSLRSYQLQGKHVFPGLGNSQIDWNVSLANNTQEEPDLRFLTFLRRTDPATGDEFLSLSTALIQRPARFFRDLDEESVNYFADYSLPFRFLSGNTAIFKTGVYYQQVDRNFTESRFEYLSGTRAPLSFTDFMDNVNGYFGYTGIVETESSGRPIFGNTLRDASNIKNTYKADKEIFALYGMFELPVTSWLKVVGGLRQERAEINTISADSTLEIGSLDNIDLLPSISTVFSVTESMNIRASYTNTIARPTFRELAPYTTFDFVGDFIFSGNAGLEQTLIKNADIRWEWFPNVNEIVAVSAFYKDLTNPIERVVRVDINRAQTVRNVPDAQVYGVEFELRKNLGFMADMFRNISFSSNLTFVESRVRIPDAELFNIRINDPDADKYRQLTGQSPYLINLDLEYFNPNSGLSINSSFNHFGDRLNSVALGAIPDVFERGYSTLGLVASKSLRNGLSVKLSGQNLLDPDIRLSHELDDEEFIYQSYRLGRTISLGVSYIF from the coding sequence GTGAATTTCAAAAAGGTCATATTAACTCTTTTTTCTGCACTGCTCTTCTCATCTACAGTAGATGCACAGAATGCCGGTAAAATAACCGGTGTAGTAGTTGATGCCGAGACTGGTGAAACCCTTATTGGTGTTAATGTAGTTATAAACACCACCACCAAAGGAACGGCAACTGACCTGGATGGTCGGTATACTATTTCTAATGTAGCACCGGGTACCTATACCCTGAGAGTGACCTATATTTCTTATGCAACCCAGCTTATTGAGGGAGTAAAGGTAGGGGACGGAGAAACGCTACAACTTGACATCACTCTTCAGGAAGAAACTGAAATGCTGGATGAGGTAGTAGTTTCTGCAGCTGCTATCCTGAATAATGAAGCCGGCCTGCTGCGCGAAAGACAAAAGTCCATTGCATTCAGTGATGCCATCTCAGCAGAAACCATATCCAAAACCGGTGTGGGTGATGCCACAGGCGTCATGAAGAAAGTAGTAGGAGCCTCTGTAATAGACGGGAAATATGTATATGTAAGGGGACTCGGAGACCGCTACTCCAGCTCACATCTCAATGGTGTGGAATTGCCTTCTGCTGACCCTGATCGAAAATCATTCCAGTTTGACATCTTTCCGTCAAATCTGTTGGAAAATATCGTGACCCTTAAATCATTTACTCCGGATAAGCCGGGAAATTTCTCGGGTGGACTCGTTAATGTAAATACAAAGTCCTTCCCGGAATCAGAGACATTTTCCGTTTCCTTTTCATCATCCTATAATACGCTATCTACAGGTCAGCAGGGTTTTCTTTCACAGACCAGCAGCAGTGATCTTTTAGCATTTGACAATGGACTAAGGGATATCCCAAAAGCGGTTCAGGACCTAAAGTCGGAGCCGGGTTTTACTGTTCCTTCTGAAACAGCAGCGCGATTTGATCCTGCACTTGCGCAGACACTAGACCAGTTCACCACCGCTTTTAACAGCGAAATGGCTCCGATGATGAGGACACTCCCGATCAACACCAGTACCAGTATTTCCTATGGCAATCAGGCCCGACTGTTTGGAAATGCTTTAGGATACTCCGCCAGTCTGAGCTATGGTAGATCTGCCACCAATTACACTGATGGTAAGACCGGAAGATGGCAGTTGATTGGTGGGCTCGATGAATCTAACGGACTAACAAATCTTTTTGATCTCGATGATTCTAAAGGATCGATAAGTGTAGACTTGGGGGGACTTTTTGGTCTATCCTATAAGCTCGACAATAATAATAGGCTGTCTTCTAATGTGCTGATCACTCAGAATGCGACCCATTATGGCAGGAATCTCTCTGGTATCTGGACTGATGAAGTGCCAAATGATATTTATGAATCATCTGTAATAAGTTATACTGAAAGGTCATTAAGATCATATCAGTTGCAGGGAAAGCATGTATTTCCAGGGCTAGGTAACTCACAAATAGACTGGAACGTGTCCCTTGCCAATAATACACAGGAAGAGCCAGATCTGAGATTCCTTACCTTCCTCAGAAGAACAGACCCCGCAACCGGAGATGAGTTCTTATCACTATCCACTGCATTGATACAGCGGCCGGCAAGATTCTTCCGCGATCTGGATGAAGAAAGTGTTAACTACTTTGCTGATTACTCACTTCCATTTCGATTCCTTAGCGGAAACACAGCGATTTTTAAGACCGGTGTTTATTATCAGCAGGTCGACAGGAATTTCACCGAAAGCAGATTTGAGTATCTAAGCGGTACTAGAGCTCCGTTATCATTCACAGATTTCATGGACAATGTAAATGGGTATTTCGGTTATACCGGTATCGTTGAAACAGAAAGTTCAGGTCGTCCGATATTTGGTAATACGCTTCGTGATGCATCAAACATAAAGAATACATATAAAGCAGATAAAGAGATCTTTGCATTGTATGGTATGTTTGAATTGCCAGTAACTTCATGGCTGAAGGTAGTCGGCGGGCTACGTCAGGAGAGAGCGGAGATAAATACTATTTCAGCTGATAGTACTCTTGAAATAGGATCATTGGATAATATTGATCTCTTGCCTTCGATCAGTACAGTATTTTCGGTCACCGAGTCGATGAATATTCGTGCATCTTATACGAATACAATTGCTCGCCCAACCTTCAGAGAACTTGCTCCATATACAACCTTCGACTTTGTTGGTGACTTTATTTTCTCCGGTAATGCCGGATTGGAACAAACCCTTATTAAAAATGCTGATATCCGATGGGAATGGTTCCCGAATGTAAATGAGATAGTTGCAGTGTCTGCATTCTATAAAGACCTAACAAACCCGATTGAACGGGTTGTAAGGGTAGACATAAACCGGGCCCAAACTGTTAGAAATGTCCCGGATGCTCAGGTTTACGGGGTTGAATTTGAATTAAGGAAGAACCTGGGTTTTATGGCTGATATGTTCAGAAACATTTCCTTTTCAAGTAATCTGACATTCGTTGAATCAAGGGTCAGAATACCCGATGCTGAGCTGTTTAATATCCGAATAAACGACCCGGATGCTGATAAATACAGACAGCTTACAGGGCAGTCTCCCTACCTGATCAATCTTGATCTGGAGTACTTTAACCCCAATTCCGGACTGAGTATCAATTCAAGCTTTAATCATTTTGGCGATCGCCTCAACTCCGTGGCTTTAGGCGCGATACCTGATGTATTTGAGAGAGGGTATTCTACACTTGGCTTGGTTGCAAGTAAGAGTTTGCGGAACGGACTTTCTGTAAAGTTATCTGGTCAGAATCTGCTTGATCCCGATATCAGGCTGTCTCACGAATTAGATGATGAAGAGTTTATTTATCAGTCCTACCGACTGGGCAGAACCATCTCTTTAGGTGTCTCATATATCTTCTAA
- a CDS encoding T9SS type A sorting domain-containing protein, translated as MAVLIFSAGAYAQTVVQIADADLQENQEYTWTSDNVYLLTEMIFVKPGSVLNIEPGTVIQGVFGSGNSATGLVVTQGAKIYAEGTAEDPIIFTSEFDDGTLTELDRGLWGGVVILGYASTNNPTADGTKLVEGVNEIANPEAYARYGGTVDNDTSGVLRYVSIRHTGINVGDAAGNEIQGLTLGGVGSGTVIEYVESIASNDDGFEFFGGTVNTRYLVSAFNTDDAFDWDEGFRGKHQYWFAIQSPGNPDDGYGRAAEMDGATGDENTSPIARPVINNATYLGAGIDATNNAGDGEQLLIFRDNTGGEYYNSIFGDHAGLGISIESQGSVADFDSKTRLEEGDLILQNNLWWGFGAGNTITDFAADDGDDDQTHTRDYLSNAVNGNRVADPAFEGISRTAGSNGLDPRPSAGSPALDASAVKDLTDPFFDNNDYVGAFAPNNLWITGWTALDELGYVSQVSVSNEDEVGSDVPSSITLQQNYPNPFNPTTNISFSLPQAQKVTIKVYNMLGQEVATLANQQRFGAGSNQVVFDAADFSSGVYIYRLVSNNTTITRKMTLIK; from the coding sequence TTGGCTGTTTTAATATTCTCAGCCGGTGCATATGCACAAACTGTGGTACAGATAGCTGATGCAGATCTTCAGGAAAATCAGGAATACACCTGGACAAGCGATAATGTTTATCTCTTAACGGAGATGATTTTTGTTAAACCCGGATCTGTTCTGAACATAGAACCCGGTACGGTGATACAGGGAGTGTTTGGTTCAGGTAACAGTGCAACAGGACTTGTAGTAACTCAGGGGGCAAAGATATATGCTGAAGGAACTGCAGAAGACCCCATTATCTTTACTTCTGAATTTGATGATGGTACGCTCACTGAATTAGACCGCGGACTTTGGGGAGGGGTGGTTATTTTGGGATATGCCTCTACAAACAACCCGACAGCAGATGGCACGAAATTAGTTGAAGGGGTTAATGAGATCGCAAACCCGGAAGCGTATGCACGATATGGCGGAACGGTTGATAACGATACCTCCGGTGTACTCCGTTATGTTTCGATTCGTCACACAGGTATTAATGTTGGAGATGCTGCCGGAAATGAAATTCAAGGGTTGACCCTTGGTGGTGTCGGTTCGGGTACAGTTATAGAGTATGTTGAATCTATTGCGTCTAATGACGATGGATTTGAATTCTTTGGCGGAACCGTAAATACAAGATACCTGGTCTCGGCTTTTAATACCGACGATGCTTTCGACTGGGATGAAGGATTCCGCGGTAAGCATCAGTATTGGTTTGCAATACAAAGCCCCGGAAATCCGGATGACGGTTATGGCCGTGCAGCTGAAATGGATGGAGCAACCGGAGATGAGAACACTTCACCTATTGCACGCCCGGTCATAAATAACGCAACTTACCTGGGAGCAGGTATTGATGCTACTAACAATGCTGGCGACGGAGAGCAGTTGCTCATATTTCGTGATAATACCGGCGGTGAGTATTACAACTCCATATTCGGTGACCACGCCGGACTGGGTATTTCAATAGAGAGCCAGGGTTCAGTGGCTGATTTCGATTCCAAAACCCGGTTAGAAGAAGGAGACCTCATCCTTCAGAATAACCTATGGTGGGGCTTTGGTGCTGGTAATACGATCACAGACTTTGCCGCAGATGACGGTGATGACGACCAGACCCATACCCGTGACTATCTCAGTAATGCTGTAAACGGTAATCGTGTTGCGGATCCCGCATTTGAAGGCATTAGCAGAACAGCAGGTTCAAATGGCCTGGATCCCCGTCCATCTGCAGGATCTCCGGCACTGGATGCATCTGCTGTTAAAGATCTGACAGACCCTTTTTTCGATAATAATGATTATGTGGGTGCATTTGCCCCCAATAACTTATGGATAACGGGCTGGACCGCGCTGGACGAATTGGGATATGTAAGTCAGGTTAGCGTTTCTAATGAAGACGAAGTAGGTAGCGACGTCCCATCATCCATCACTCTTCAACAGAATTACCCTAACCCTTTCAATCCTACGACCAATATCAGCTTCTCATTACCACAGGCCCAGAAAGTAACGATCAAGGTATACAATATGCTGGGACAGGAAGTAGCCACACTGGCAAATCAGCAGCGATTCGGAGCGGGCAGCAATCAGGTTGTATTTGATGCAGCTGATTTCTCAAGTGGTGTCTATATCTACCGGCTTGTAAGTAATAATACCACGATCACGCGTAAAATGACGCTGATCAAGTAA